The Saprospiraceae bacterium genomic interval GGATCGCATGGGGAGCGCGTTATACAGCCATACTTACCCATCATTTGAAGCAAAAGCAGATCAGTATGGCATTGATCGCCGGGGCAACACTTGAGTTTCTTTTCATGTTGTGTTTTATTTGGCATTTTGATCCGATGTGGGTTTTTCCGATAAGCTTTTTATTTCGGTTCCTGATTTATTATGGGGCATGTTATATCCTCACTTTAAAGAATAATTTCGAATTGCATCCAATACTCGATGGCGTGGAGGAAAAAGCACACATCAGGTTTTCGATGTATCAAATTGTCAATCAGGGATTGAGTTTTATTCAGGGAAATTTTGATACGGCATTAATTCTATTTGCTTTCGGGCTGCAGGTTCTGGGGCCATATAATTTTGCTTCAGAATTGAGTTATTTATTGTTCTCAAAATTAAATCCTGTTTTTAATAAAGCGGTCTTTCCCGTGCTGGCAAAACATCAGGACGATCCATCTGTACGGCAAGAGATCATGTCGGAGTCCCTGCTGAGTCATGCTCTGGTATGTCTGGGCTTGTACCTGCTTTTTTATTTTCATCTTCCCGAAATCATCGGACTCCTTTTTAAAGATGAGTTGGGTCAGATCTTGCATTTCTCCAAATTCATATGCATCATGGCTATGATCAGGTCGGTTACCAATCTGGTTTTCAGTCAGCTGTTAGCCTTAGGTGCATCACGTAAATTATTACAGTGGAACGTTACAGTATTACTATTGAATTATGCATTTATTTTCATTATTTATTTGACAAAGAGTCATGTAGATACTTTTTTGACAATTAATATTTTTGTAAGCCTGGGAGTTTTCATGTTCACGCTGATGCATATGTTCAAATACTACAGCGATGTCAAAAAGGGAATGCATCAACTGCTCTATTTTGTCTTTTATTTATGTGTATCCGGAATCATTCTGTATGGCATTCAATTTACCGGCTTTGGTCTTTGGATTTCACTGACTGCAAGTGGAATGGCTGTTATAAGTCTGGATTACTTGTTTTACCGTCAGAAATTCCTTAATTTAATTCGATTCCGAATACTTTAATATGAATGACTTTTTGCTTGAAGTAGGAAGACTTTCCCCTAATGATTCGGTTCGCAATAATTCAGGGGATACATATAACTTATTTGATGATGTTTGTCTGCGTGATCATGGAGCATTGAGTTATGTATTTCATAATCAAGTCAGTCTTCGAAAACTGTTCGTTATAGGAAATGCAATCCCACGGAAAGCTGCAAAAAGTAAAATTGATAACTGGTTGAATGGAAGTGAAGAGGCATTTGACTTGACAGGTCTCGATTGGGTGAAAATGTTTAACGGAATCTTCTTACTCATTTTTGTGGATAGCCGGACAAAGAACTTAAGTC includes:
- a CDS encoding oligosaccharide flippase family protein produces the protein MQNANHIQGSSIALNSMFRWQLMSSVYLTILQIAGIVFLGRFLGYQEMGIYAIFQLIFRFATALFEPGMFVSVIQRKFHSKTILNNLYKWQMSIAAVGFIMIFIFFITEDSYYRENLIFVITALFLFLWIAWGARYTAILTHHLKQKQISMALIAGATLEFLFMLCFIWHFDPMWVFPISFLFRFLIYYGACYILTLKNNFELHPILDGVEEKAHIRFSMYQIVNQGLSFIQGNFDTALILFAFGLQVLGPYNFASELSYLLFSKLNPVFNKAVFPVLAKHQDDPSVRQEIMSESLLSHALVCLGLYLLFYFHLPEIIGLLFKDELGQILHFSKFICIMAMIRSVTNLVFSQLLALGASRKLLQWNVTVLLLNYAFIFIIYLTKSHVDTFLTINIFVSLGVFMFTLMHMFKYYSDVKKGMHQLLYFVFYLCVSGIILYGIQFTGFGLWISLTASGMAVISLDYLFYRQKFLNLIRFRIL